One Paraburkholderia phytofirmans OLGA172 genomic window carries:
- the infA gene encoding translation initiation factor IF-1, which produces MAKDDVIQMQGEVIENLPNATFRVKLENGHVVLGHISGKMRMHYIRILPGDKVTVELTPYDLSRARIVFRAK; this is translated from the coding sequence ATGGCCAAAGACGATGTTATCCAGATGCAGGGTGAAGTCATCGAAAACCTGCCTAACGCTACCTTCAGGGTGAAGCTGGAAAACGGCCATGTCGTATTGGGACACATATCCGGCAAGATGCGGATGCACTACATCCGAATCCTGCCGGGCGACAAGGTAACGGTTGAATTGACGCCTTACGATCTGTCGCGTGCGCGGATCG
- the secY gene encoding preprotein translocase subunit SecY: MANSPSLAKPGRSAAKFGDLRRRAVFLLLALIVYRIGAHIPVPGIDPDQLAKLFQSQSGGILGMFNMFSGGALSRFTIFALGIMPYISASIIMQLLAIVSPQLEALKKEGQAGQRKITQYTRIFTVLLATFQAFGIAVALENQPGLVIDPGMVFRLTTVVTLVTGTMFLMWLGEQITERGLGNGISIIIFGGIAAGFPNAIGGLFELVRTGSMSIISAIIVVALIAGVTYLVVFIERGQRKILVNYAKRQVGNKIYGGQSSHLPLKLNMSGVIPPIFASSIILFPATILNWFSSGSRTSWFADTLHNVAEALKPGQPVYVLLYALAIVFFCFFYTALVFNSRETADNLKKSGAFVPGIRPGDQTARYIDRILTRLTLAGAIYIVFVCLLPEFLVLRWNVPFYFGGTSLLIIVVVTMDFMAQVQSYVMSQQYESLLKKANFKGGGVPMR; the protein is encoded by the coding sequence TTGGCTAACAGTCCGAGTCTCGCAAAACCCGGTCGCAGCGCGGCGAAGTTTGGCGATCTGCGTCGGCGTGCAGTGTTCCTGCTGCTGGCGTTGATCGTCTACCGTATCGGCGCGCACATTCCGGTGCCGGGTATTGACCCGGACCAGCTGGCAAAGTTGTTCCAAAGCCAGTCGGGCGGCATCCTTGGCATGTTCAACATGTTCTCGGGTGGTGCACTTTCGCGGTTCACGATTTTTGCGCTGGGGATCATGCCGTACATTTCGGCGTCGATCATCATGCAGTTGCTGGCGATTGTCTCGCCACAACTGGAAGCGCTGAAAAAGGAAGGGCAGGCGGGTCAACGGAAGATTACGCAGTACACGCGTATCTTTACGGTCCTGCTGGCGACGTTCCAGGCGTTCGGCATTGCCGTCGCGCTGGAAAATCAGCCGGGCCTTGTGATCGATCCGGGGATGGTATTTCGGCTGACGACGGTCGTGACGCTGGTGACCGGCACGATGTTCCTGATGTGGCTGGGTGAGCAGATCACGGAACGCGGGCTTGGTAACGGTATCTCGATCATCATTTTCGGCGGTATTGCAGCGGGTTTCCCGAACGCAATCGGTGGTCTTTTCGAACTGGTGCGAACCGGCTCGATGAGCATCATCTCGGCGATTATCGTGGTCGCGCTGATTGCCGGTGTGACGTATCTGGTGGTGTTCATCGAACGCGGCCAGCGCAAGATTCTTGTGAATTACGCCAAGCGGCAGGTCGGTAACAAGATTTACGGCGGACAGTCTTCACATCTGCCGCTGAAGTTGAATATGTCGGGCGTGATTCCGCCGATCTTTGCATCGTCGATCATTCTCTTCCCGGCAACCATCCTGAACTGGTTTAGTTCGGGGTCGCGTACCAGCTGGTTCGCAGACACGTTGCACAACGTGGCCGAAGCCCTTAAGCCCGGTCAACCCGTGTACGTGTTGCTGTACGCGTTGGCGATCGTCTTCTTTTGCTTTTTCTACACCGCACTGGTGTTCAACAGCAGGGAAACGGCCGACAACCTGAAAAAGAGTGGCGCTTTCGTCCCAGGCATCCGCCCGGGCGATCAAACGGCGCGATACATCGACCGTATCCTCACGCGTCTGACGCTGGCTGGTGCGATCTACATCGTGTTTGTTTGTCTGCTACCTGAATTTTTGGTACTGCGCTGGAACGTGCCGTTTTATTTTGGTGGAACGTCGCTGCTGATCATTGTCGTCGTCACAATGGATTTCATGGCGCAGGTGCAGTCGTACGTTATGTCGCAACAGTATGAATCGCTGCTGAAGAAAGCTAATTTCAAAGGCGGCGGCGTCCCGATGCGTTGA
- the rplO gene encoding 50S ribosomal protein L15, producing MELNNLKPAEGSKHAKRRVGRGIGSGLGKTAGRGHKGQKSRSGGFHKVGFEGGQMPLQRRLPKRGFTSLTKEFVGEVRLSDLEKLPVDEIDLLALKQAGLLGELIKSAKIIATGELKRKIVVKGLGATKGARAAIEAAGGSFAE from the coding sequence ATGGAATTGAATAACCTGAAGCCGGCTGAAGGCTCGAAGCACGCTAAGCGTCGCGTCGGCCGTGGCATCGGCTCCGGTCTGGGCAAGACGGCTGGCCGCGGTCACAAGGGTCAGAAGTCGCGTTCGGGCGGCTTTCACAAGGTTGGCTTCGAAGGCGGTCAAATGCCGCTGCAACGTCGCCTGCCGAAGCGTGGCTTCACCTCGCTGACGAAGGAATTCGTTGGTGAAGTGCGTCTCTCTGATCTGGAAAAGCTGCCGGTCGACGAAATCGATCTGTTGGCTCTGAAGCAAGCCGGCCTGCTCGGCGAGCTGATCAAGAGCGCCAAGATCATCGCGACGGGCGAGCTTAAGCGCAAGATCGTTGTGAAGGGTCTGGGTGCGACGAAGGGTGCGCGCGCTGCTATCGAAGCAGCCGGCGGCTCTTTTGCCGAGTAA
- the rpmD gene encoding 50S ribosomal protein L30, with the protein MSDKTVKVQLVKSLIGTRETHRATVRGLGLRRLNSVSELQDTPAVRGMINKVSYLVKVIS; encoded by the coding sequence ATGTCTGATAAAACTGTCAAGGTCCAGCTCGTCAAGAGCCTGATCGGCACCCGTGAAACGCACCGTGCAACGGTGCGTGGCTTGGGCCTGCGCCGACTCAACTCGGTTAGCGAGTTGCAGGACACGCCGGCTGTGCGCGGCATGATCAACAAGGTTTCGTACCTCGTTAAGGTCATCAGCTAA
- the rpsE gene encoding 30S ribosomal protein S5: MAKMQAKVQADERDDGLREKMISVNRVTKVVKGGRILGFAALTVVGDGDGRVGMGKGKAKEVPVAVQKAMEQARRNMFKVPLKNGTLQHEVHGKHGASMVLLAPAKDGTGVIAGGPMRAVFDVMGVQNVVAKSHGSTNPYNLVRATLDGLRKQSTPGDIAAKRGKSVEDILG; this comes from the coding sequence ATGGCAAAGATGCAAGCGAAAGTTCAGGCTGACGAACGCGACGACGGCCTGCGCGAAAAGATGATTTCGGTCAACCGCGTGACCAAGGTTGTGAAGGGTGGCCGGATTCTCGGTTTCGCCGCACTGACCGTGGTTGGCGACGGTGATGGCCGCGTCGGTATGGGCAAGGGCAAGGCGAAGGAAGTGCCGGTCGCTGTTCAGAAGGCGATGGAGCAGGCTCGCCGCAACATGTTCAAGGTGCCGCTTAAGAACGGTACCCTGCAACACGAAGTGCACGGTAAGCACGGCGCATCGATGGTCCTCCTCGCTCCGGCGAAGGACGGTACCGGTGTGATCGCTGGTGGCCCGATGCGCGCAGTGTTCGACGTGATGGGCGTGCAGAACGTTGTGGCCAAGAGCCACGGTTCGACGAACCCGTACAACCTCGTTCGTGCAACGCTCGACGGTCTGCGTAAGCAGTCGACGCCGGGTGATATCGCGGCGAAGCGCGGCAAGTCCGTCGAAGATATTCTGGGCTAA
- the rplR gene encoding 50S ribosomal protein L18 has protein sequence MDKTQSRLRRARQTRIKIAELQVARLAVHRTNTHIYAQVFSPCGTKVLASASTLEAEVRAQLADQTGKGGNVAAATLIGKRIAEKAKAAGIESVAFDRSGFRYHGRVKALADAAREAGLKF, from the coding sequence ATGGATAAGACTCAATCTCGCCTGCGCCGCGCTCGTCAGACGCGTATCAAGATCGCTGAGCTGCAGGTCGCGCGTCTCGCCGTGCATCGCACGAACACGCACATCTATGCGCAAGTGTTCTCGCCGTGCGGCACCAAGGTGCTCGCCAGCGCGTCGACGCTCGAAGCCGAAGTGCGTGCGCAACTGGCTGATCAGACAGGCAAGGGCGGCAACGTCGCTGCTGCGACCCTGATCGGTAAGCGCATTGCAGAAAAGGCTAAGGCTGCCGGCATCGAATCCGTCGCCTTCGACCGTTCGGGTTTCCGTTATCACGGCCGCGTGAAAGCGCTGGCTGATGCGGCGCGCGAAGCCGGACTCAAGTTCTAA